The Rufibacter sp. DG15C region GCGGTTCTGGCTCATCATGATGACGGGCGCTTGCAAGGCCGCAATGGAAGAGAGGATGAGGTTGAGCAAGATGAATGGGAAGGGATCAAACGGCTGGCCTAGAAAATGGACGACGTTAATGACCATCCAAATGATCAGAAAAGCCAGAAAGCTGAGGATAAACCGCCAGCTGCCCCCAAAATCGGCTATTTTATCTGAGATGCGCTCGCCAAAGGTGAGTTGTTCTGTATATTCTGTCTCTGTGTTTTTGGAGAGGAGCTCATTCTGCGAGATACTGCTCACCACCTCTTGCTCCAGTTCGGTGAGGTGGCCAAACTCCTCTTGCAGCAAAGATTCTACAAAGGCGGTTCTGTACTTGTTGAGCTCATCCAGCGAGATGTAGCCAGATTGGTCCCACTGTGGGTGGTCCTTGAGGATGAGTTCTACCAGTGGTTCGCGCACGGTGTTGGCGGGCATCAACTGGCTTAGCGGCAAGAGCTTGCCTGTGATCTGGCAAGTCTCCACTACCGGAAGGTCTTTCAGCGTAGACATGGGCGTTTGGCTTAAGGTGATGTTCAAAGGATCCTGCCTCTAAACTTCAATTAAGTACGCACTTACGCTGGTGAAAGGTAACTACAAGAACACCACGTCGTCAATCACCGACTCGCCCACTTCGGCGTTGATGAGGGTGAGGACTTTGGCTTTGGCCATGTTGAGTTCGTGCTTGAGTGGGGCAGAGGTGAGGCGCACAAACAGCTTGCGATTGCGCACAAAGACTTCCTGTGTCTTCATGGAGATGGCCCTGCCCATGATCTTCTCCCAGGAGGCCACCAACTGCACTTCGCTCAGTTTGCCGTTGAGTTTGTACGCCCGGAGCATGGCCTCAATGCTGTCTTTCAAAGAGATGGTATCTGCTTTGCGCATGAAAGGGCTTCTGGGGTTCAACGGGCGTAATGACATAGTTTTTGCGGGTAAGGATGCTGGGTTCTGGACTGCTAAGGTAGCCGTTTAAACCGCCCCTAAATCCTTTTACGGCAGATGAATTTATCCACCCGGTTATCCCCAGAAATACGCTAAGTTCTGCACCTTCGTTTTTGCCCTGATTCTCAGAAAGTAAGGCAAAAACGACATTTGGAGTTTTACGAATGTTCCTCGGCCACAATCCTCTGGTAGTCACTTCTAGTGAGTTTCCAGCGGTTGACCTCCTGTTCAAAGTTGAGCGAGCCGGGTATGGTGACATAGCGTTTCTCAAACGTGAAGCCTACTTTCTCTAGCGTCTTGTTGGGAGCCACGTTGAGCGCATAGGGCTCGCAGTAAATCTCTTGCAGTTGCAGGTTCTCAAAAAAGAAAGGCAGCGATTTCTTAACCAGCTCCGTGCCCATGCCTTGTTGCCGGGTCTCAGACTGCCACAGGTGCAAATGCATGTACGCACTCTGCCCGAACTGAATGTTGTTCACATTGCAGTGGCCCACGGGTTTGCCGTCTACCAGCCAGATCAACGCGTACGCCATCTTCTCTGTGAGTGGCAATTTTAGTTGGTGGGTAAGCATCTGGGTAAGCCCTTCGCGAGAGGGGAGTTTTTGCAAATCCACGCCCATGCTCACCAGAAAGTCTGGGTCAGACTTCAGCCAATAGTCCGCGATGAGGGGAATGTCATCTGCCTGCAGTTCTCTTACTTCTAAAGATGCATCCATGGGAGTGGGGATTTTAGAATTCAAGGTAACCGTTTTTAGCCTGTTTTCCAGAAAGTAAGCCAAAAACGATAAAATGGTTATGTTAGGTATTCCCCATCCCATGGTTCTTGAAAAGAGATAGTAGAGCTGGGTTGTAAATCAATGGAGCCAGTTTCTGAATCAGGGATCAGCCCAAAAATCACACCATCAATCTTCACACTGAAAGGTTTCACTTCAATATCTGTGTATTCTACCTGACCAAGCTCTCGCACCATTTCTTCTAGTACGGTATAAGTATCTACCTCCTGCAAATCAGCGGTTATTCCCGTAAACTTTGACTTGGTTTCTACATGGTTGCCCGCTTTATCAAACAGATGAAGAATAGCATACTCTCTCCGGTATTTTGCCCAATCCTCATTTTTAAAACTGCCAAAAGGTTGCGAGAAATAGAAGGTCTCATACGCCCAGAATAGTTTTCCATGGCTGGTTTTGCCCAAGAAGTGCGTATGGTAATCCTCCATTCTATTGATTGGAAGCTTCTTCGGGAATTTAGATTTTCTAAACCAGGAGAACATAAGCGTTTGTTTTCAGTTAGATATCCTCATCCTCAATGGTCTCTGCTTTTCCCTCAGAGATTCTGAACCGTCTAATGTTGTTGGAAAGCGGTTGCAGAATCTTGTCTGTTCTATCCAAGTGCGTGTCTGTCAGGAAAATCTGCCCGAAGGTATTGTTGGCAACCAGTTGCATGAGGTGCGTGATACGCTTTTCGTCTAGGCGGTCAAAGATGTCATCTAATAACAGCAAGGGTTTGTTGTCATTTTTCTGGGCTAGGACCTCAAACTGGGCCAGCTTAAGGGCAATGACGTAGCTTTTCTGCTGGCCTTGGGAGCCGTAGTTCTTCACGCTCTTATCCGCCATCAAGAATACAAAATCGTCTTTGTGCGGGCCCACGGTGGTACGTTGCAAAAGCAAATCCTTTCGCTGGCTTTGGTCCAAAAGGTAGGCGTAGTTCTGCCGAATGAGTTGGCTCTGGTAGCCCAGCGTGACCAGCTCAGAGGAGCCGGACAAGTGCTGGTAATGCCGCTGGAACACCGGTTCAAAGGTCTCTAGGAAGGCGGCGCGGCGTATGCTTAACTCGGTGCCTAGCGGCATCAACTGCTCATCCAGAATCTGCAGGTACTCCCGGTCTATGTAATTCTTCTCCGCGAACTGCTTTAACAAAGAGTTGCGCTGCTTGAGGACGTAGTTGTATTGAATGAGCAGGTCTAGGTAGGAATGGTCCAGCTGCGCCATGAGGGAATCAAAGAATTTGCGCCGGTCTTCGCTTCCTTCCCTAATCAAATCTGTATCATACGGCGAAATCAAGACCACCGGAAACTGGCCCACGTGCTCACTCACGCGCTCATAGGGCGTTTTGTTGAGCGTGATGATTTTCTTCTGACCGGCTTTCAAATAGCACTGTACGGCGCTCACTTTGTCATTGCTCACAAAACGGCCGCGCACTATAAAGTAGTCTTCTCCGTCCTTGATGTTCTGCAGGTCGGTGCCCGTAAAGGCGCTTTTGGTGAGGGACAGGTAATGGATGGCATCCAGCAGGTTGGTCTTGCCGCTGCCGTTGTCACCTATAAAGCAGTTGATGTGCGTGGAAAAGGGTAGCGTGGCTTCCTCGTAGTTCTTAAAGTGGAGCAGGTGTAGATTTTCGAGGACCATTAATTTGTTTCCGGTATTTTTCTTAATTTCGCATGTTTAACACCTGTCGGAACATAGCCTGTAGCAGATCTTTAGAGAAAAACTACTAATACGTTCTGGCCCCTGACTTAACTAGTACGCACAACAGACATAAAGTATGGCGGAGACGAAAGACGCGAAAGCGAAGAAAGCAAAGGTAAACGCTGCCCCTGCATTTTCAAAAGAGACCTACATGCGCTGGTATGAGATGATGCAACTCATGCGCAAATTTGAGGAAAAAGCCGGCCAATTGTATGGTCAGCAGAAAATCAAAGGTTTCTGTCACTTATACATCGGTCAGGAGGCTTGCGCTGCCGGTGCCATCACCGCGCTTACCAAAGATGACAAATGGATCACCGCCTACCGTGACCACGCGCATCCGCTGGGGTTGGGAACGTCGCCAAACGCTGTTATGGCTGAGTTGTACGCCAAGGCCACGGGTTGCTCTAAGGGGAAAGGTGGATCTATGCACATCTTTGACAAAGAGGTAAACTTTGTAGGCGGTCACGGGATTGTAGGTGCGCAAGTGCCTATGGGGGCTGGTCTGGCCTTCGCAGAGAAATACAACAAGACGGGCAATCTGTGCATCACCTATATGGGGGATGGTGCCGTGCGCCAAGGTGCGTTGCACGAGGCCTTTAACATGGCCATGCTGTGGAAACTGCCGGTTATCTTTGTGGTAGAAAACAACGGCTACGCCATGGGTACTTCTGTGGAGCGCACGTCTAACGTAACTGATCTTTATAAACTAGGTCTGGCCTATGACATGCCCTCAGAGCCGGTAAACGCCATGCGCTGCGAAGACGTGCATGAGGCCGTAGCCCGTGCCGCTGAGCGTGCCCGTGCTGGTGAGGGTCCAACCTTCCTGGAGTTTAGAACCTACCGTTACAAAGGTCACTCCATGTCTGACCCGGCTAAGTACCGCACCAAAGAAGAATTGGAGAGCTATCGTAATCAAGATCCAATTGAGAGCGTTCGTTTTACTATCTTGGAGAACAAATTTGCCACAGAGCAGGAGTTGGAAGAGATAGACAACAAGATCAAAGGGCAGGTGCAGGAGTCAGTGGAGTTTGCTGAGAACTCGCCGTATCCAGATCCAAAAGAGTTGTACACAGACATTTACGTAGAGGCTGACTATCCTTACCTAATGGACTAAAACCTTGGCGCTGCGGGAACGGTCTGTGAAAACGGGTGGTTCTTGGGGCTAGCAAGGCGAACACAAAGCAAAAAAACTTATTATCTTATATTACTGATGTCAAATAACACAATGAAGCAAGAAAGCGAATTCGAGCTAGTGGAAAACCCAGATGCCCTGGCGAATCGCCTTGTAGGCGGGTCCGAAGATTTTGTGAACCGTCACAAGAACTTGCTGATTGGAATTTTTGTGGCTATTGCCGCCGCCGTGGTAGGTGGGTTCCTGTACTACCAGAACCAGCAAACCAAAAACCAAGAGGCGCTGGCTGCCATGTTCCAGGCAGAGTATTACCTAGAGTCTGACTCTCTGGCCAAAGCCATCAACGGTGACGGTCAGTATGACGGTTTCAAGAAAGTGGCAGATGAGTACGGAAGCACCAAAGCCGGTAACCTGGCCAACTTCTACGCGGGTGTAGCCCTCTTGAAGGACGGTAAGTTTCAAGACGCCCTGAACTACCTAGAGAACTTCAAGTCTGATGATTTGTTGCTACAGGCCCGCGCCTACAGCCTGCAAGGTGACGCCAACCTGGAACTTGGTAAGAAGGAAGAAGCTGCTGAACTGTACAAGAAAGCCGCCGATCACAAAGCCAATGAGTTCTTCACGCCGCAGTATTTGATGAAAGCTGGTGTGGCGCTTGAGTCTGCCAACAAATACTCAGAGGCCGCTGAGGTGTACAACCGCATCATCACAGACTACCCTAGTGCCCCAGAAGTAAACGATGCCAAGAAATACAAAGCCCGCAACGAGGCTTTGGCTACTAGCAAATAAGTTTCTTTCATAAGAAACCCAAAACGGTTCGGTGGGGAGATTTTCTCTCTAGCGAACCGTTTTTTTATGCATTTTTGCGTAGAACCGTTTTTGGCCTTATTTCCAGAAAACAAGCCGAAAACGGCCTTTCGCCCAGAAACCTATCGTCCCCTTAAAACTAGAAGAACGCATGGCCACCAGCCTAAAAAACTTAAGCGACTACAACTCAGATAAGCTGCCAGACATCTCTGGAAAACGGTTTGGAATAGTGGTTGCCGAGTGGAACAAAGAAATCACCGACGCCCTTTGCAAAGGCGCTTATGAAACCCTGTTAAAGCACGGCGCCCGGCCAGAGAACATTCACCGCAACACCGTACCCGGCAGCTTTGAGTTGACTTTGGGCTCGCAATACTTGGCCATGAGCAATGAGATTGATGCGGTCATTGCGCTGGGTGTGGTGATTAAAGGCGATACCAAGCATGATGATTACATCTGCCATGCCGTTGCCAAAGGTCTTACAGACGTAGCCTTGAAATTCAACAAGCCCGTCATCTTTGGCTTAGTGACTACCAATGATGAGCAGCAGGCCAAAGACCGCGCCGGCGGAAAGCACGGCAACAAAGGCGTAGAAGCCGCTATCACCGCCATCCAGATGTTAGCCTTGCATAACTAAGGTTATTCACGGCTTTTAAACAGAAAGACCCTCAGATATCTCTGAGGGTCTTTCTGTTTTCATGGTTTACAGAGGTTCGTTTTAGCCTATTTTCCAAGAATCAGGTTAAAAACGATTATTGCTTTATAAGGAATTCTTTAAAATCTAAGACCTAGGGCAATGCCGGCTCTTGGTATCCAGCCGTTGTAGGCCGCGTCTTCTATTTGTTCTTCGTCTCCGTATTCTGCTTTCACACTACCGGCTGTGTACTCTGGGCCAATAAAGATGTCAAAAGATACTTTCTCTTTAAAAATCCATTGACGTCCGGCTATAAGTCCTCCTCCAAAGTTAGTGGCGTTTCCTTTGTAGTCATCAAAATCTCCGCCTTCTACTTTAAAGTTCATAAAACTCACAAACGGAGCCACATAAAAGCCGTCTGGGGCGGGAGTATCTGACAGGTATACCCGGTATTCTGGGGTAATGCCGTAGCCAGACAAATCCCCGATCTTGGTGAAGAAAACTCCCAACTGTAGACTTTTATCTTCCTTGATCACATGCTCAAAGTAAAAAGACCCTGTCTGTATAAAAGGGGTAAGGAGATTGGTTTTGATAAGGTTGTTCTGCGCCTGCACAGGTTTAGCCGTTACGGCCAATGCGCACACTAGCGCCAGTAAGAATAGCTTTTTCATGAGTAAAAGGGTTTAGGTAGTAGGTTTTATAGAGATAGGACAGAGAAGCTGGTCAAGAGCCCTATATCCTATGGTAAGATAGGTCTTTTGGCTGATAAACTGCCATTGCCTACATGTATAATGATTAGGATAATACTAGGAGATCAAATCTGACTTACTACAAAGGTATTACCATAATGCTCGCTATAAATAGTCATATACATTTCTTAAATTTTTTATAGATTCATTCTATAAGTAGGGGTATTCATATAATACTTTTAAATTTTCTAATCCTTTTTTATGATATGGTAGTAAATACTTGAAGCACAGGCTTTTCTTAGCCCTTCCCCCTTGCTATTTCACCCTTAACTTGTTGGTATGAGATGAACGCTACTAAATTTTATTGGGGATTCTTATTTCTTCTCTTCTGGGTGCAAGCAAGGTCTTTTGCCCAATCAAATTGTGTCACCACCTTAACCACCACTGGATCAAAAACGCTTTGCCAAGGTGGGCAAGTGGTCTTAAAGGCAGGCTATCCTAAAGCTACCACATTTGTATGGTACAAAGACGGGCAAGTAGTTTCTGGTGAATCAAAGCAGGAGATGGCCATTCATGTGCCAGGTACCTATGCGGTAAAGGCAGAGGATGCCTCTTGCCCAAATGCAGCTAAATCTAATGAACTGGTCATTACGCAGTCTATGGGGCGAATCATCCCAGATTTTGCCATACCCACAGACACCGTCTGCTCGGGTACAATGGCGACCTTTATTAATAAGTCTGTGGGTCAGAACCTGCGCTATTCCTGGGACTTCGGGGACCCAGACTCTGGCCCGTTTAATGTGTCTTCTTCTCCCAATCCTTCACATAAGTATACCTCTGTGGGGGGCGAGGTGACGGGCTACATTGTTACCTTGAGAGTAAGTTCGGCAGATGGGTGTAGCGCGGTCATCCAAAAGACGGTGTTGATCAAGCAGGAGCCTGAACCAGCTCTAATAGACTTGGTAGCCCAGTTTGACAACTGTGCCAATGTGGGTGCTAACAATGGGGCCTTCACCGTGCAGGTCTCTGACGTGTCCATTACCAAAGAAAGCAA contains the following coding sequences:
- a CDS encoding DUF1003 domain-containing protein — encoded protein: MSTLKDLPVVETCQITGKLLPLSQLMPANTVREPLVELILKDHPQWDQSGYISLDELNKYRTAFVESLLQEEFGHLTELEQEVVSSISQNELLSKNTETEYTEQLTFGERISDKIADFGGSWRFILSFLAFLIIWMVINVVHFLGQPFDPFPFILLNLILSSIAALQAPVIMMSQNRQEEKDRLRAEHDFQINLKAELEIRQLHEKIDHLLMQQGHRMFQIQQIQVELLNEINARLRNNV
- a CDS encoding DUF721 domain-containing protein, yielding MSLRPLNPRSPFMRKADTISLKDSIEAMLRAYKLNGKLSEVQLVASWEKIMGRAISMKTQEVFVRNRKLFVRLTSAPLKHELNMAKAKVLTLINAEVGESVIDDVVFL
- a CDS encoding GNAT family N-acetyltransferase, with translation MDASLEVRELQADDIPLIADYWLKSDPDFLVSMGVDLQKLPSREGLTQMLTHQLKLPLTEKMAYALIWLVDGKPVGHCNVNNIQFGQSAYMHLHLWQSETRQQGMGTELVKKSLPFFFENLQLQEIYCEPYALNVAPNKTLEKVGFTFEKRYVTIPGSLNFEQEVNRWKLTRSDYQRIVAEEHS
- a CDS encoding DNA replication/repair protein RecF; protein product: MVLENLHLLHFKNYEEATLPFSTHINCFIGDNGSGKTNLLDAIHYLSLTKSAFTGTDLQNIKDGEDYFIVRGRFVSNDKVSAVQCYLKAGQKKIITLNKTPYERVSEHVGQFPVVLISPYDTDLIREGSEDRRKFFDSLMAQLDHSYLDLLIQYNYVLKQRNSLLKQFAEKNYIDREYLQILDEQLMPLGTELSIRRAAFLETFEPVFQRHYQHLSGSSELVTLGYQSQLIRQNYAYLLDQSQRKDLLLQRTTVGPHKDDFVFLMADKSVKNYGSQGQQKSYVIALKLAQFEVLAQKNDNKPLLLLDDIFDRLDEKRITHLMQLVANNTFGQIFLTDTHLDRTDKILQPLSNNIRRFRISEGKAETIEDEDI
- the pdhA gene encoding pyruvate dehydrogenase (acetyl-transferring) E1 component subunit alpha, whose protein sequence is MAETKDAKAKKAKVNAAPAFSKETYMRWYEMMQLMRKFEEKAGQLYGQQKIKGFCHLYIGQEACAAGAITALTKDDKWITAYRDHAHPLGLGTSPNAVMAELYAKATGCSKGKGGSMHIFDKEVNFVGGHGIVGAQVPMGAGLAFAEKYNKTGNLCITYMGDGAVRQGALHEAFNMAMLWKLPVIFVVENNGYAMGTSVERTSNVTDLYKLGLAYDMPSEPVNAMRCEDVHEAVARAAERARAGEGPTFLEFRTYRYKGHSMSDPAKYRTKEELESYRNQDPIESVRFTILENKFATEQELEEIDNKIKGQVQESVEFAENSPYPDPKELYTDIYVEADYPYLMD
- a CDS encoding tol-pal system YbgF family protein, which translates into the protein MKQESEFELVENPDALANRLVGGSEDFVNRHKNLLIGIFVAIAAAVVGGFLYYQNQQTKNQEALAAMFQAEYYLESDSLAKAINGDGQYDGFKKVADEYGSTKAGNLANFYAGVALLKDGKFQDALNYLENFKSDDLLLQARAYSLQGDANLELGKKEEAAELYKKAADHKANEFFTPQYLMKAGVALESANKYSEAAEVYNRIITDYPSAPEVNDAKKYKARNEALATSK
- the ribH gene encoding 6,7-dimethyl-8-ribityllumazine synthase: MATSLKNLSDYNSDKLPDISGKRFGIVVAEWNKEITDALCKGAYETLLKHGARPENIHRNTVPGSFELTLGSQYLAMSNEIDAVIALGVVIKGDTKHDDYICHAVAKGLTDVALKFNKPVIFGLVTTNDEQQAKDRAGGKHGNKGVEAAITAIQMLALHN
- a CDS encoding DUF3575 domain-containing protein translates to MKKLFLLALVCALAVTAKPVQAQNNLIKTNLLTPFIQTGSFYFEHVIKEDKSLQLGVFFTKIGDLSGYGITPEYRVYLSDTPAPDGFYVAPFVSFMNFKVEGGDFDDYKGNATNFGGGLIAGRQWIFKEKVSFDIFIGPEYTAGSVKAEYGDEEQIEDAAYNGWIPRAGIALGLRF